In a single window of the Vitis vinifera cultivar Pinot Noir 40024 chromosome 6, ASM3070453v1 genome:
- the LOC109122718 gene encoding uncharacterized protein LOC109122718 — protein MESMEAEEEREEKAYELPSISLNQPLKVKSLHTSQPFDSHSHSNYLQIKLNYNNPRRLNRSRRSEEIQIDQPFLRMASANREMAVYCFDTLVAHYNSQQPPPPAFDEAQQEKV, from the exons ATGGAAAGCATGGAGGCAGAGGAGGAGAGAGAGGAAAAGGCGTATGAGCTTCCCTCAATCTCCCTCAATCAACCTCTTAAAGTGAAAAGCCTTCATACCTCTCAACCATTCGACTCTCACTCTCATTCTAACTATTTACAGATTAAATTGAATTACAATAATCCAAGGAGATTGAATCGATCTCGAAGATCCGAAGAAATCCAAATCGATCAGCCATTTCTCAGAATGGCGTCGGCGAATCGGGAAATGGCGGTGTATTGTTTCGACACCCTGGTCGCTCACTACAACAGCCAACAGCCCCCTCCTCCTGCCTTCGACGAGGCTCAACA AGAAAAGGTATGA